In Pyrus communis chromosome 1, drPyrComm1.1, whole genome shotgun sequence, the following are encoded in one genomic region:
- the LOC137709214 gene encoding probable beta-1,4-xylosyltransferase IRX9H has translation MASIRRTLSPAFQDRPYVNGGGSPFSVPSPSQKLLSSSRYSPPFPSAILAFSVSVRSFVAGVLFHRPNRKGQQWRRGFYRCLLFFFLGFLLGLLPFGHVDDDEIRGRSFNFDIKVPHVNVQLDTDNTDRAVKRMNVQFNTDNVDRAEKRRNVQFDTDNADRTVKRREDLVDVRLGVVERRVDLVPRKLLIIVTPTYNRALQAYFLNRLGQLLGLVPRPLLWIVVETNAASMETAEILRKSGVMYRHLVCGNNSTRAKDRGVYQRNTALEHIERHRLDGIVYFADDDNIYSLDLFDRLRDISRFGTWPVAMLAQSKNKAILEGPVCNRSQVVGWHTNEKSKRLRRFHVDMSGFAFNSTILWDPKRWHRPTSAPIRQLDTVKEGFQETTFIEQVVEDESEMEGTPAGCSKVMNWHLHLEAHSLVYPKGWQLAKNLDVVLPIER, from the exons ATGGCGTCGATCCGGAGAACTCTATCGCCAGCCTTCCAAGACCGGCCGTACGTGAACGGAGGCGGCTCTCCATTTTCAGTGCCATCGCCGTCGCAGAAGCTTCTCTCCAGCTCCAGATACTCGCCGCCTTTTCCGTCGGCGATTCTCGCCTTCTCCGTCTCCGTCCGGAGTTTCGTCGCGGGTGTTCTCTTTCACCGACCTAATCGCAAAGGCCAGCAATGGCGTCGAGGATTCTACAGGTGcttgctcttcttcttcttagggTTTTTACTCGGCCTATTGCCGTTCGGCCACGTTGACGACGACGAGATTCGCGGTCGGAGCTTCAATTTCGACATCAAGGTGCCGCACGTCAATGTCCAGCTCGACACCGACAACACGGATCGCGCAGTGAAACGGATGAATGTGCAGTTCAACACCGACAACGTGGATCGCGCAGAGAAACGGAGGAATGTCCAGTTCGACACCGACAACGCGGATCGCACAGTGAAGCGGAGGGAAGATCTCGTCGACGTGAGGCTCGGCGTCGTGGAGAGGAGGGTGGATTTGGTGCCGAGGAAGCTGCTGATTATTGTGACGCCGACGTACAACCGCGCACTGCAGGCCTACTTCTTAAACAGGTTGGGGCAGCTGCTGGGGCTTGTACCTCGGCCACTGCTTTGGATTGTGGTGGAGACCAACGCTGCGTCGATGGAGACGGCGGAGATTTTGAGGAAGAGCGGCGTGATGTATAGGCATTTGGTGTGCGGCAACAATTCGACTAGGGCCAAGGACCGGGGTGTTTATCAGAGAAACACTGCTTTGGAGCACATTGAGCGGCATAGGCTTGATGGCATTGTTTACTTTGCAGACGATGATAATATATACTCCCTCGACTTGTTTGATCGCTTGAGAGACATTAG cCGATTTGGAACTTGGCCTGTTGCTATGTTAGCTCAAAGCAAAAACAAGGCGATATTGGAAGGTCCAGTATGCAATCGGAGCCAAGTAGTCGGATGGCACACAAATGAGAAAAGCAAAAGACTTCGTAGGTTTCATGTTGATATGTCAGGGTTTGCATTTAATAGCACAATATTATGGGATCCAAAGAGATGGCACCGCCCCACTTCTGCTCCAATTCGACAATTAGATACAGTGAAGGAGGGTTTCCAA GAGACCACTTTTATCGAACAAGTTGTGGAAGATGAGAGTGAAATGGAAGGTACCCCAGCCGGCTGTTCAAAAGTAATGAACTGGCATCTTCATTTGGAAGCTCATAGTCTTGTTTATCCCAAAGGCTGGCAACTTGCGAAGAACCTTGATGTTGTTCTCCCCATTGAACGATAG